The Clostridium sp. DL-VIII DNA window AGGAGTGGCTGATAATACAAGTAATTTAGTAAGTACATCAAGCAGTCCTGTTATTTCAAAAGAAAAAGTAGAAAATGCAGTTGTAGAAAAAGAAGAAATCGTGGTTACTGAAAAAGAGACAGTTATAGATGATAAAGATATAAGCGTTATAACTGCTCCTATGGTAGGAACATTTTATTCTTCAGCTTCACCAGAAAGCAAACCTTTCGTAGAAATTGGAGGTACAGTTTCTAAGGGAAAGGTTATTTGTATTATTGAAGCAATGAAACTTATGAATGAAATAGAAAGCGAATTTAACGGAACAATTGTTGAGCGTTTAGTTAATGACGGGGATATGGTAGAATATGGTCAGCCATTATTCAAGATTAAGGAGGTATAGGAAGTGCTTGATATAAATGAGATAAAAAAAATTATACCTCATAGATATCCTATGTTATTAATAGACAGAGTAACAGAAATGGATGTAAATGAAAAGAAATTTGTAAGAGGATACAAAAATGTATCTGCTAATGAAGCGTTCTTTCAAGGTCATTATCCTGAAGAACCAATTATGCCGGGAGTACTTCAAGTTGAAGCATTAGCTCAAGCTGGTGCAGTTGCACTTCTTTCTATGGAACAATTTAAAGGTAAGACTCCATTATTTGCAGGAACCAATAAAGTAAGATTTAAGAATAAGGTAGTACCAGGAGATAAGCTGGATTTATACTGCGAAATTATAAAGATTAAAGGTTCTATAGGAATAGGTCAGGGAGTAGCATCAGTTGATGGGAAGACAGTTTGCGAAGCAGAAATACTTTTCGCTATAGGGTAGGTGATAGGAATGTTAAAGAAAGTGCTAATTGCTAATAGAGGCGAAATCGCAGTTAGAATAATAAGAGCATGTAGAGAAATGGGGATAAGCACAGTTGCTGTTTATTCTGAAATAGATAAAGAAGCGCTTCATACTCAGCTTGCAGATGAAGCTGTATGTATTGGGTCTGCAATGCCAAAAGATAGTTATTTAAACATAACAAACATTTTAAGCGCATGTGTTTTAACCGGTGCTGATGCCATACATCCTGGTTTTGGTTTTTTATCAGAAAATCCAAAGTTTGCAAAGATGTGTAAGCAATGCAACATTAAATTTATAGGACCTGACTATGAAACAATTGAGCTTATGGGAAATAAGGCTAAAGCAAGAGAGATTATGAAAGCTTCAGGAGTACCAGTAGTTCCTGGTTACGAAGGTGAAATAAGAAATGAGGACCATGCTTTAGAAATTGCTAAAGGGATTGGTTATCCAATAATGATAAAAGCATCAGCAGGGGGCGGTGGAAAGGGAATAAGAATCGCAACCAATGATGAAGAATTTTTAATGGGCTTCAAGACTGCTAAAGCAGAAGCAAGAGCCTGCTTTGGAGATGATTCTTTATATATAGAGAAATTCGTTCAAAAGCCAAAGCATATTGAATTCCAAATATTAGCTGATGAACACGGAAATGTGGTACATTTATGTGAGAGAGAATGCTCAATGCAGAGAAAGAACCAAAAGGTTTTAGAGGAAGCACCATCAAATGTATTAACAGAAGAGTTAAGAGCTAAGATGGGTGAGATTGCAAAGAAAGCAGCTAGTGCAGTAAATTACAAAAATG harbors:
- the accB gene encoding acetyl-CoA carboxylase biotin carboxyl carrier protein gives rise to the protein MEFEKIKELIKLVDSSSLAFFELQSGNDHIKMDKSLVRGVADNTSNLVSTSSSPVISKEKVENAVVEKEEIVVTEKETVIDDKDISVITAPMVGTFYSSASPESKPFVEIGGTVSKGKVICIIEAMKLMNEIESEFNGTIVERLVNDGDMVEYGQPLFKIKEV
- the fabZ gene encoding 3-hydroxyacyl-ACP dehydratase FabZ; its protein translation is MLDINEIKKIIPHRYPMLLIDRVTEMDVNEKKFVRGYKNVSANEAFFQGHYPEEPIMPGVLQVEALAQAGAVALLSMEQFKGKTPLFAGTNKVRFKNKVVPGDKLDLYCEIIKIKGSIGIGQGVASVDGKTVCEAEILFAIG
- a CDS encoding acetyl-CoA carboxylase biotin carboxylase subunit, whose amino-acid sequence is MLKKVLIANRGEIAVRIIRACREMGISTVAVYSEIDKEALHTQLADEAVCIGSAMPKDSYLNITNILSACVLTGADAIHPGFGFLSENPKFAKMCKQCNIKFIGPDYETIELMGNKAKAREIMKASGVPVVPGYEGEIRNEDHALEIAKGIGYPIMIKASAGGGGKGIRIATNDEEFLMGFKTAKAEARACFGDDSLYIEKFVQKPKHIEFQILADEHGNVVHLCERECSMQRKNQKVLEEAPSNVLTEELRAKMGEIAKKAASAVNYKNAGTIEFLFDRDNNFYFMEMNTRIQVEHPITEMITGIDLVKEQLKIASGEKLNFTQEDIKIKGHAIECRVNAEDPEHDFRPCPGVINELCVPGGMGVRIDSAIFCGYKIPHCYDSMIAKLITFGNNRDEAIVKMNRALSEFAVGGVKTNINFELSILETKEFLEGDYDTSFLAEKMVKKDVS